From one Variovorax sp. PBL-H6 genomic stretch:
- a CDS encoding TRAP transporter substrate-binding protein, with amino-acid sequence MDRRSLIKNAGIAGVLAAGIAPAVHAQAAVRWRLASSFPKSLDTIYGTAEVFAKQVSDATSGKFQISVHAGGELMPAFGVVDGVQNASVEMAHTAPYYFYGKDPTFCLGCAVPFGMNTRQMNAWMYEGNGLKLMRAFYAKYNIFNLPGGNTGAQMGGWFRKEIKSVADLKGLKFRTNPFAGRVLEPFGMIPQSIPGADLYPALEKGTLDALEWVGPYDDQKLGFNKVAKFYYYPGWWEGGPQLDFYINTKAWEGLSAEYKAIVEAAAAQANITMTAKYDARNPIALKQLVGSGTVLKPFTHDVMNAAFKSAQQIYSELNNTNPEWKKIYGDWAKFLADQNAWFRFTEGTFDRFMQQQKL; translated from the coding sequence ATGGATCGTCGTTCCCTTATCAAAAACGCAGGCATCGCCGGCGTCCTCGCTGCCGGCATCGCGCCCGCAGTCCACGCGCAGGCGGCGGTGCGCTGGCGCCTGGCCTCGAGCTTTCCCAAGTCGCTGGACACAATCTACGGAACGGCCGAGGTGTTCGCCAAGCAGGTGAGCGACGCAACCAGCGGCAAATTCCAGATCTCCGTGCATGCGGGCGGCGAGCTCATGCCGGCTTTCGGCGTGGTGGATGGTGTGCAGAACGCCTCGGTCGAGATGGCGCATACCGCGCCGTACTACTTCTACGGCAAGGACCCGACCTTCTGCCTCGGCTGCGCGGTGCCCTTCGGCATGAACACGCGACAGATGAACGCCTGGATGTACGAAGGCAACGGCCTCAAGCTGATGCGTGCCTTCTACGCCAAGTACAACATCTTCAACCTGCCCGGTGGCAACACGGGCGCGCAGATGGGCGGCTGGTTCCGCAAGGAGATCAAGTCGGTCGCCGACCTGAAGGGCCTGAAGTTCCGCACCAACCCCTTTGCGGGCAGGGTGCTCGAGCCCTTCGGCATGATCCCGCAGTCCATCCCCGGCGCCGACCTGTACCCTGCGCTCGAGAAGGGCACGCTGGACGCGCTCGAATGGGTCGGCCCTTACGACGACCAGAAGCTGGGCTTCAACAAGGTCGCGAAGTTCTACTACTACCCCGGGTGGTGGGAAGGCGGCCCGCAGCTGGACTTCTACATCAACACCAAGGCCTGGGAAGGCCTCTCGGCCGAGTACAAGGCCATCGTCGAAGCGGCGGCCGCGCAGGCCAACATCACGATGACCGCGAAGTACGACGCGCGCAATCCCATTGCACTGAAGCAGCTGGTCGGCTCGGGCACGGTGCTCAAGCCCTTCACGCACGACGTGATGAACGCCGCCTTCAAGTCGGCCCAGCAGATCTACTCCGAGCTGAACAACACCAACCCGGAGTGGAAGAAGATCTACGGCGACTGGGCCAAGTTCCTGGCCGACCAGAACGCCTGGTTCCGCTTTACCGAAGGCACCTTCGATCGATTCATGCAGCAGCAGAAGCTGTGA
- the dxs gene encoding 1-deoxy-D-xylulose-5-phosphate synthase, translated as MAPLLPTLHDPSALRHFDRGQLKQLADEVRSCVLDNVSRTGGHLSSNLGTVELTVALHHVFNTPHDRLVWDVGHQTYPHKILTGRRERMPSLRQIGGISGFPQRSESEYDTFGTAHSSTSISAALGMALAARQKGEDRHAVAIIGDGAMTAGMAFEALNNAGVYDDCKLLVILNDNDMSISPPVGALNRYLAQLMSGNFYAAAKNVGKSVLRAAPPLFELAKRLEQHAKGMVVPATLFEQFGFNYVGPIDGHDLDSLVPTLENLKHLQGPQFLHVVTKKGQGYKLAEADPVAYHGPAKFDPAIGLVKPATAPKQTFTQVFGQWLCDMAAHDKRLVGITPAMREGSGLVEFEQRFPERYFDVGIAEQHAVTFAAGLACEGLKPVVAIYSTFLQRAYDQMIHDVAIQNLPVVFALDRAGLVGADGATHAGAYDVAFIRCIPNMSLACPADEAECRQLLSTAFAQDHPVAVRYPRGAGAGVATPPGLDALPFGKGELRRSGQRIAIVVFGTLLYPALKAAEALDATVLNMRWVKPLDVELLLKTVATHECIVTLEEGAVMGGAGSAVIEALQAADVQRPVLQLGLPDRFIEHGDPGKLLASIGLDAAGIEQSIRERFGASEPAGKTRPGAM; from the coding sequence ATGGCCCCGCTGCTCCCCACCCTCCACGATCCCTCCGCTCTGCGTCATTTCGACCGCGGGCAGCTCAAGCAGCTGGCCGACGAGGTGCGCAGCTGCGTGCTCGACAACGTCTCGCGTACCGGCGGTCACCTGAGCTCGAACCTCGGCACGGTCGAGCTCACGGTGGCGCTGCACCACGTGTTCAACACGCCTCACGACCGGCTGGTGTGGGACGTGGGCCACCAGACCTATCCGCACAAGATCCTCACCGGCCGGCGCGAGCGCATGCCCAGCCTGCGCCAGATCGGCGGCATCTCCGGCTTTCCGCAGCGCAGCGAAAGCGAGTACGACACCTTCGGCACCGCGCATTCCTCCACCAGCATCTCGGCTGCGCTCGGCATGGCATTGGCGGCCAGGCAGAAGGGCGAGGACCGGCACGCGGTCGCGATCATCGGCGACGGCGCGATGACCGCCGGCATGGCCTTCGAGGCGCTCAACAACGCGGGCGTGTACGACGACTGCAAGCTGCTGGTGATCCTGAACGACAACGACATGTCGATCAGCCCGCCCGTTGGTGCGCTCAACCGCTATCTTGCGCAGTTGATGAGCGGCAATTTCTACGCCGCTGCCAAGAACGTGGGCAAGAGCGTGCTGCGCGCCGCGCCGCCGCTCTTCGAACTGGCCAAGCGGCTCGAGCAGCATGCCAAGGGCATGGTGGTGCCGGCCACGCTCTTCGAGCAGTTCGGCTTCAACTATGTGGGCCCGATCGACGGACACGACCTCGACTCGCTGGTGCCCACGCTCGAGAACCTCAAGCACCTGCAGGGCCCGCAGTTCCTGCACGTGGTCACGAAGAAGGGGCAGGGCTACAAGCTGGCGGAGGCCGACCCGGTCGCTTACCACGGGCCCGCCAAGTTCGATCCGGCCATCGGCCTGGTCAAGCCCGCCACCGCGCCCAAGCAGACCTTCACGCAGGTCTTCGGTCAATGGCTGTGCGACATGGCGGCACACGACAAGCGACTGGTCGGCATCACGCCGGCGATGCGCGAGGGCTCGGGCCTGGTCGAGTTCGAGCAGCGCTTCCCCGAGCGTTACTTCGACGTCGGCATCGCCGAGCAGCACGCCGTCACCTTCGCCGCGGGCCTGGCCTGCGAAGGACTCAAGCCGGTGGTCGCGATCTACTCGACCTTCCTGCAGCGCGCCTACGACCAGATGATCCACGACGTGGCGATCCAGAACCTGCCGGTCGTCTTCGCGCTCGACCGCGCGGGACTGGTGGGTGCCGACGGCGCCACCCACGCGGGCGCCTATGACGTCGCCTTCATCCGCTGCATCCCCAACATGAGCCTCGCCTGCCCGGCCGACGAGGCCGAGTGCAGGCAGCTGCTCTCCACCGCCTTCGCGCAGGATCATCCGGTGGCTGTGCGCTATCCGCGCGGCGCTGGCGCCGGCGTCGCGACCCCGCCGGGGCTGGACGCGCTGCCCTTCGGCAAGGGCGAGCTGCGCCGCTCGGGCCAGCGCATCGCGATCGTGGTCTTCGGCACGTTGCTGTACCCGGCGCTCAAGGCCGCCGAGGCGCTCGATGCAACCGTGCTCAACATGCGCTGGGTCAAGCCGCTCGACGTCGAGCTGCTGCTGAAGACCGTGGCCACGCACGAGTGCATCGTGACCCTCGAGGAAGGCGCCGTCATGGGCGGCGCGGGCAGTGCGGTCATCGAGGCGCTGCAGGCGGCCGATGTGCAGCGGCCAGTGCTGCAGCTCGGGCTGCCCGACCGCTTCATCGAGCACGGCGATCCGGGCAAGCTGCTCGCGAGCATCGGCCTCGACGCGGCCGGCATCGAGCAATCGATACGCGAGCGCTTCGGCGCGAGCGAGCCCGCAGGGAAAACCCGACCCGGGGCCATGTAA
- a CDS encoding polyprenyl synthetase family protein, whose protein sequence is MRAADTPRWDAQRLAAWSEPLLAHVEAALSRWVGVDAPVLLGDAMRYAVLDGGKRLRPLLVFAASESVGGQAEAALRAACAAELIHAYSLVHDDLPCMDNDVLRRGKPTVHVKFGEADALLAGDALQALAFELLTPEDEGIAPAVQARLCRLLARAAGSQGMAGGQAIDLASVGLALDEAELREMHRLKTGALLQGSVEMGAACGSIDAQALDALRAYGAAIGLAFQVVDDILDVTADSQTLGKTAGKDAASDKPTYVSLLGLDGARAQARELLVDALQALERSGLADTGALRALAYMVVDRDR, encoded by the coding sequence ATGAGGGCCGCCGATACCCCGCGCTGGGACGCACAGCGCCTTGCGGCGTGGAGCGAACCGCTGCTCGCGCATGTCGAGGCCGCGCTGTCGCGGTGGGTAGGCGTCGATGCGCCGGTCCTGTTGGGCGATGCGATGCGCTACGCCGTGCTCGACGGCGGCAAGCGGCTGCGGCCGTTGCTGGTCTTCGCCGCCAGCGAGTCGGTGGGCGGCCAGGCCGAGGCCGCGCTGCGCGCCGCCTGTGCGGCCGAGCTGATCCATGCCTATTCGCTCGTGCACGACGACCTGCCCTGCATGGACAACGACGTGCTGCGCCGTGGCAAGCCCACCGTGCATGTGAAGTTCGGCGAGGCCGATGCGCTGCTGGCCGGCGATGCCTTGCAGGCCCTGGCTTTCGAGCTGCTCACGCCCGAAGACGAAGGCATCGCGCCCGCGGTGCAGGCCCGGCTGTGCCGCCTGCTGGCGCGCGCGGCCGGCAGCCAAGGCATGGCCGGCGGCCAGGCAATCGACCTGGCCAGCGTCGGCCTCGCGCTCGACGAGGCCGAACTGCGCGAGATGCATCGCCTGAAGACCGGCGCCCTGCTGCAGGGCAGCGTCGAGATGGGCGCCGCCTGCGGCAGCATCGATGCCCAGGCGCTCGATGCGCTGCGTGCCTACGGCGCCGCGATCGGCCTGGCCTTCCAGGTGGTGGACGACATCCTCGACGTCACGGCCGACTCGCAGACCCTCGGCAAGACCGCGGGCAAGGACGCGGCGAGCGACAAGCCCACGTATGTTTCGCTGCTCGGCCTCGACGGCGCGCGTGCGCAGGCGCGCGAGCTGCTGGTCGACGCGCTGCAGGCGCTCGAGCGCAGTGGGCTGGCCGATACCGGCGCGTTGCGCGCGCTGGCCTACATGGTCGTGGACCGCGATCGATAG
- the xseB gene encoding exodeoxyribonuclease VII small subunit: MPKVSPPSPPASSSAPDAGTLPATYEAGLQELEQLVAELESGQLPLDQLLGSYQRGAALLAFCRDKLQAVEDQIKVLDANGLKVWNAE; encoded by the coding sequence ATGCCCAAGGTGTCCCCTCCGTCCCCGCCAGCTTCTTCCTCCGCTCCCGATGCCGGGACCCTGCCCGCAACCTACGAAGCCGGGCTTCAGGAGCTCGAACAACTGGTGGCCGAGCTCGAATCGGGGCAACTGCCGCTCGACCAACTGCTCGGCAGCTACCAGCGGGGCGCCGCGCTGCTGGCCTTTTGCCGCGACAAGCTGCAGGCAGTCGAAGATCAGATCAAGGTGCTCGATGCAAACGGCCTGAAGGTCTGGAACGCCGAATGA
- a CDS encoding aromatic ring-hydroxylating oxygenase subunit alpha: MSDLSLRLQQASSQLPVSAYFDEALYARELQTLFAGGPRYVGHRLAVPEPGNYHALPQEQQGRALVHTPKGVELISNVCRHRQALILQGRGTLDQQAGGGNIVCPLHRWTYAAADARTTGKLIGAPHFTQDPCLDLQNYPLTEWNGLLFERSPQGVGRDVAADLARLGPREDLDFEGYALDRVELHECNYNWKTFIEVYLEDYHVGPFHPGLGSFVTCEDLRWEFGHHHSVQTVGVANRLGRAGSPVYQKWQEQLLKYREGKPPKYGAIWLTYYPHVMIEWYPHVLTVSTLHPMGPQKTLNMVEFFYPEEIVAFEREFVEAQQAAYMETCVEDDEIAERMDAGRRALMLRGDDESGPYQSPMEDGMQQFHEWYRREMSETNP; encoded by the coding sequence ATGTCTGATTTAAGTCTTCGACTGCAGCAGGCTTCCAGCCAACTCCCGGTTTCCGCGTACTTCGACGAGGCGCTCTATGCCCGCGAGCTGCAAACCCTTTTCGCCGGCGGTCCGCGCTACGTCGGCCATCGACTCGCAGTGCCCGAACCGGGCAACTATCACGCCCTGCCGCAGGAGCAGCAGGGTCGTGCGCTGGTGCACACGCCCAAGGGCGTGGAGCTGATCTCCAATGTATGCCGGCATCGCCAGGCGCTGATCCTGCAGGGCCGAGGCACGCTCGATCAGCAGGCCGGCGGCGGCAACATCGTGTGCCCCTTGCACCGCTGGACCTACGCCGCCGCCGACGCGCGCACCACCGGCAAGCTGATCGGCGCGCCGCATTTCACGCAAGATCCCTGCCTGGACCTGCAAAACTATCCGTTGACCGAATGGAACGGCCTGCTGTTCGAGCGGAGCCCGCAGGGCGTGGGGCGCGATGTCGCCGCCGACCTGGCCCGGCTCGGTCCGCGCGAGGACCTCGACTTCGAAGGCTATGCGCTCGACCGCGTCGAGCTGCACGAGTGCAACTACAACTGGAAGACCTTCATCGAGGTCTACCTCGAGGACTACCACGTCGGGCCCTTTCATCCCGGCCTTGGCAGCTTCGTGACCTGCGAAGACCTGCGCTGGGAATTCGGCCATCACCACTCGGTGCAGACCGTGGGCGTTGCCAACCGGCTGGGCCGCGCCGGCAGCCCCGTCTACCAGAAGTGGCAGGAGCAGTTGCTGAAGTACCGCGAGGGCAAGCCGCCCAAGTACGGGGCGATCTGGCTCACCTACTACCCGCACGTGATGATCGAGTGGTATCCGCACGTTCTCACCGTGTCGACGCTTCACCCGATGGGCCCGCAGAAGACGCTCAACATGGTGGAGTTCTTCTACCCCGAGGAGATCGTCGCCTTCGAGCGCGAGTTCGTCGAGGCGCAGCAGGCCGCCTACATGGAGACCTGCGTGGAGGACGACGAGATCGCCGAGCGCATGGACGCCGGACGCCGCGCGCTGATGCTGCGCGGGGACGATGAAAGCGGCCCCTACCAGAGCCCGATGGAAGACGGGATGCAGCAGTTCCATGAGTGGTATCGCCGCGAGATGAGCGAGACGAATCCCTAA
- a CDS encoding DMT family transporter, with the protein MVLAALIFATMGVCVKIASAWFTSAELVLYRGLIGMLFLWALARQRGITLATPYPGMHAWRSLIGVFSMGAWFYAIAHLPLATAMTLNYMSSVWIAAFLVGGALLAWVPVPGRDGRVARPPLQGPLVLTVLAGFGGVVLMLRPSVGESQGFAGLVGLLSGLTAAFAYMQVVALSRVGEPESRTVFYFAVGSAVAGGLVTVLGSFTPWERWTWAHAAWLLPVGVLAALGQLCMTRAYASAKTQSGTLVVANLQYSGIVFAAVYSVLLFGDRIDAAGWAGMVLIVGSGIAATVLRQRSLPKAPAEEH; encoded by the coding sequence ATGGTGCTGGCCGCACTGATCTTCGCCACCATGGGCGTGTGCGTGAAGATCGCCTCGGCCTGGTTCACGAGCGCCGAGCTGGTGCTCTATCGCGGCCTCATCGGCATGCTGTTCCTGTGGGCGCTGGCGCGCCAGCGCGGCATCACGCTCGCCACGCCTTATCCCGGCATGCACGCGTGGCGCAGCCTGATCGGCGTGTTCTCGATGGGCGCATGGTTCTACGCGATCGCCCACCTGCCGCTGGCGACCGCCATGACGCTCAACTACATGAGCAGTGTCTGGATTGCCGCGTTCCTGGTCGGCGGGGCCCTGCTCGCCTGGGTGCCCGTGCCGGGCCGCGACGGGCGAGTGGCGCGGCCACCGCTGCAAGGGCCGCTGGTGCTGACCGTGCTGGCTGGGTTCGGCGGCGTGGTGCTGATGCTCAGGCCCAGCGTGGGCGAGAGCCAGGGCTTCGCGGGGCTGGTGGGCCTGCTGTCGGGGCTGACCGCCGCCTTCGCCTACATGCAGGTGGTCGCGCTCTCGCGCGTAGGCGAGCCCGAGTCGCGCACGGTTTTCTATTTTGCGGTCGGCTCGGCGGTTGCCGGTGGCCTCGTCACGGTGCTGGGCAGCTTCACGCCATGGGAGCGATGGACCTGGGCGCACGCGGCATGGCTGCTGCCGGTCGGCGTGCTCGCAGCCCTGGGCCAGCTGTGCATGACGCGCGCTTATGCCAGCGCCAAAACCCAAAGCGGCACGCTCGTCGTGGCCAACCTGCAATATTCCGGCATCGTCTTCGCGGCCGTCTACAGTGTGCTTCTGTTCGGCGACCGCATCGATGCGGCCGGCTGGGCCGGCATGGTGCTGATCGTCGGCAGCGGCATCGCGGCTACCGTCCTGCGCCAGCGCTCGCTGCCCAAAGCGCCCGCCGAAGAGCATTGA
- a CDS encoding sulfurtransferase, whose amino-acid sequence MYQTLISVDQFMDLQRSGAPQMVFDCSFDLMKPEAGLEQYLAAHIPGAIYANLDTDLSAKHGVPGANGEVVVTQADEGLPASGGRHPLPSREKFAAWLSGIGFANNMQAVVYDRNGANYCGRLWWMLKWMGHDAVAVLDGGLQAWQAAGGATHEGEEPARFQSNFVLGEPLVPLVDTRTVAARLETADQTLIDARAAARYRGEVEPLDPIAGHIPGALNRPFSENLGPEGKFKPAAQLRAEFEALLQGRDPATVVHHCGSGVSAVPNVLAMQVAGLGPTALYAGSWSEWSNTPGLPTRQGADA is encoded by the coding sequence ATGTACCAGACCCTGATTTCCGTCGACCAGTTCATGGACCTGCAGCGCAGCGGGGCCCCGCAGATGGTGTTCGACTGCAGCTTCGACCTGATGAAGCCCGAGGCCGGCCTCGAGCAGTACCTGGCGGCCCACATCCCTGGAGCGATCTACGCGAACCTCGACACCGACCTGAGCGCGAAGCATGGCGTTCCCGGCGCCAACGGTGAGGTCGTGGTGACGCAGGCCGACGAGGGCCTGCCCGCTTCGGGCGGCCGGCATCCGCTGCCCAGCCGCGAGAAGTTCGCGGCCTGGCTCTCCGGCATCGGTTTTGCGAACAACATGCAGGCCGTGGTCTACGACCGCAACGGCGCCAACTACTGCGGCCGGCTCTGGTGGATGCTGAAGTGGATGGGCCACGACGCCGTGGCCGTGCTCGACGGCGGCCTGCAGGCCTGGCAGGCGGCGGGCGGCGCGACCCACGAGGGCGAGGAGCCGGCGCGCTTCCAATCGAACTTTGTCCTTGGCGAACCGCTCGTGCCGCTGGTCGACACACGCACCGTCGCCGCGCGGCTCGAGACAGCCGACCAGACGCTGATCGACGCGCGCGCCGCCGCACGCTATCGCGGCGAGGTGGAACCTCTGGACCCGATCGCCGGTCACATCCCCGGCGCTCTGAACCGGCCCTTCAGCGAGAACCTCGGCCCCGAGGGCAAGTTCAAGCCTGCCGCGCAGCTGCGCGCCGAGTTCGAAGCGCTGCTGCAGGGCCGCGACCCCGCCACGGTGGTCCACCACTGCGGCAGCGGCGTAAGCGCGGTGCCGAACGTGCTGGCGATGCAGGTTGCGGGGCTCGGACCGACCGCGCTCTATGCCGGCAGCTGGAGCGAATGGAGCAACACCCCGGGACTGCCGACCCGGCAAGGTGCGGATGCATGA
- a CDS encoding DUF2796 domain-containing protein, translating to MNLQRPLWTLAFTGLVAAAPLAALAQPRAHVHGQLKLDIAIEGPTVVIEMESPLENFVGFEHAPKTEPEKKMADDVVAQLRAADQLFKIDPAANCKLGPVTLRSAALGVGKAETGAGEGHADLDGTFAFNCTKATETKFIELALFNAFKAVRQIDVQIVAPDGQFKRTLKRPATRLTWGGK from the coding sequence ATGAACCTTCAACGCCCTCTCTGGACTTTGGCGTTCACGGGCCTGGTCGCGGCAGCCCCGCTGGCCGCGCTGGCACAGCCGCGCGCGCATGTCCACGGCCAGCTCAAGCTGGACATCGCCATCGAGGGCCCGACCGTGGTGATCGAGATGGAATCGCCGCTCGAGAACTTTGTCGGCTTCGAGCACGCGCCCAAGACCGAGCCCGAGAAGAAGATGGCCGACGACGTCGTTGCGCAGCTGCGCGCGGCCGACCAGCTGTTCAAGATCGACCCTGCCGCCAATTGCAAGCTGGGTCCCGTCACGCTCCGTTCGGCGGCGCTGGGCGTGGGCAAGGCCGAGACCGGCGCGGGCGAAGGCCATGCGGATCTCGATGGCACTTTCGCGTTCAATTGCACCAAGGCCACGGAAACGAAGTTCATCGAACTTGCGTTGTTCAACGCCTTCAAGGCCGTGCGGCAGATTGACGTGCAGATCGTCGCGCCCGACGGCCAGTTCAAGCGCACGCTCAAACGGCCCGCCACGCGTCTGACGTGGGGCGGCAAGTGA
- a CDS encoding ABC transporter ATP-binding protein: MSAVLSAKALRFAWPGATAPCIDIEHLDIEAGEAVFLHGPSGCGKSTLLSLLAGVLVADAGRVTLLGQDWAALSGAARDRQRVAHVGYIFQQFNLLPYLSVLDNVLLPCRFSARRREQAGREGGARAQAGQLLEAMGLPQTMWKREALQLSVGQQQRVAAARALIGHPEVVIADEPTSALDEDRREAFLDVLVEACRTNHSALVFVSHDQRIAARFGRHLLLPEINRAAQLAQP, translated from the coding sequence GTGAGTGCGGTCCTTTCGGCCAAAGCGCTGCGCTTCGCCTGGCCTGGCGCCACTGCCCCCTGCATCGACATCGAACATCTCGACATCGAGGCCGGCGAGGCCGTGTTCCTGCACGGGCCGAGCGGCTGCGGCAAGAGCACGCTGCTGTCGCTGCTGGCCGGCGTGCTGGTAGCGGATGCTGGCCGCGTCACCTTGCTGGGCCAGGACTGGGCCGCGCTCTCGGGCGCCGCGCGCGACCGCCAGCGCGTGGCGCACGTGGGCTACATCTTCCAGCAGTTCAACCTGCTGCCCTACCTGAGCGTGCTCGACAATGTACTGTTGCCCTGCCGCTTCTCGGCGCGACGCCGCGAGCAGGCCGGGCGCGAAGGCGGCGCCCGCGCACAGGCGGGCCAACTGCTCGAAGCGATGGGCCTGCCGCAAACGATGTGGAAGCGCGAGGCGCTGCAGCTGTCGGTCGGACAGCAGCAGCGCGTGGCGGCGGCACGCGCGCTCATCGGGCATCCCGAGGTCGTGATCGCCGACGAGCCCACCTCGGCACTCGACGAGGACCGCCGCGAGGCTTTCCTCGACGTGCTCGTCGAGGCCTGCCGCACGAACCACAGCGCGCTGGTGTTCGTGAGCCACGACCAGCGCATCGCCGCCCGTTTCGGCCGGCATCTGCTCTTGCCCGAGATCAACCGCGCGGCGCAGCTTGCACAGCCATGA
- a CDS encoding ABC transporter permease — MRTLIAIAWKSAWNRRFTLALTVLSIALSTFLLLGVERIRTELRDNFSASVSGTDLIVGARTGSSQLLLYSVFRIGAATNNMQWQSVQALAAHPGVDWVVPLSLGDSHRGFAVLATSPDYFKHFRYGNRQPLRLREGKPFAELFDTVIGAEVADRLGYQVGQRITLAHGSGELNVAEHSDKPFVVAGVLARTGTPVDRTVHIGLEAMEALHLEWRGGAPLPGVHIPAEQVRKFDLKPKTVTAALVGLKNRAAVFSVQRWVSTYQPEALMAILPGVALDELWSVIGVGENALLLMSALVALVSLAGLVSVVMAGLNERRRELAVLRAVGASLRHVLALLALEGAIVTLLGVVLGLVTAALGIALLSPWLQARFGLALSLSEPTLDEWALLAALLAAGWLASLLPGVRAYRLSLADGLSPRT; from the coding sequence ATGAGGACGCTCATCGCCATCGCGTGGAAGAGCGCCTGGAACCGCCGCTTCACGCTCGCACTCACGGTGTTGTCGATCGCGCTGTCCACCTTCCTGCTGTTGGGCGTCGAGCGCATACGCACCGAGCTGCGTGACAACTTCTCCGCATCGGTCTCGGGCACCGACCTGATCGTCGGCGCGCGCACCGGCTCATCGCAATTGCTGCTGTACTCGGTGTTCCGCATCGGCGCCGCCACGAACAACATGCAGTGGCAGAGCGTGCAGGCGCTGGCCGCGCATCCGGGCGTGGACTGGGTGGTGCCGCTGTCCTTGGGCGATTCACACCGCGGCTTCGCGGTGCTCGCGACCTCGCCGGACTACTTCAAGCATTTCCGCTACGGCAATCGCCAGCCGCTGCGCCTGCGCGAGGGCAAGCCGTTCGCCGAACTCTTCGACACGGTGATCGGCGCCGAGGTGGCGGATCGCCTGGGCTACCAAGTCGGCCAGCGCATCACCCTGGCGCACGGCAGCGGCGAGCTCAACGTGGCCGAGCACTCCGACAAGCCCTTCGTCGTGGCGGGCGTTCTCGCGCGCACGGGCACGCCGGTCGATCGCACGGTCCATATCGGCCTCGAAGCGATGGAGGCCCTGCACCTCGAATGGCGCGGCGGGGCGCCGCTGCCGGGCGTGCACATCCCGGCCGAGCAGGTGCGCAAGTTCGATCTCAAGCCGAAGACCGTGACGGCCGCGCTCGTGGGGCTCAAGAACCGGGCGGCAGTGTTCTCGGTGCAGCGCTGGGTTTCAACCTACCAGCCCGAAGCGCTGATGGCCATCCTGCCCGGCGTGGCGCTCGACGAGCTGTGGAGCGTGATCGGCGTCGGCGAGAACGCGCTGCTGCTGATGTCCGCATTGGTCGCACTGGTGAGCCTCGCGGGGCTGGTGTCGGTGGTGATGGCCGGTCTGAACGAGCGGCGCCGCGAGCTCGCGGTGCTGCGCGCGGTGGGCGCCAGCCTGCGCCATGTGCTGGCATTGCTGGCGCTCGAAGGCGCAATCGTCACGCTGCTGGGCGTGGTGCTGGGCCTCGTGACCGCGGCGCTGGGCATCGCCCTGCTTTCGCCATGGCTGCAGGCCCGGTTCGGGCTGGCACTCTCGCTGTCCGAACCTACACTCGATGAATGGGCCCTGCTCGCTGCCCTGCTGGCGGCGGGCTGGCTGGCGAGCCTGCTGCCGGGCGTGCGCGCCTACCGTCTCTCGCTCGCCGACGGCCTCTCTCCAAGGACCTGA
- a CDS encoding DUF3299 domain-containing protein yields MKKTLRPLLLALCAATVTAFAADPAPQSTSPANPLGGKDAGAKPAAGQPRLIAWEELVPKDWDPMKEFKGMDLSKLEDGDPRANELLMKMQEASNNAPTNPAMNGIEIKLPGFIVPLEENKGEVTEFLLVPYFGACIHTPPPPANQIVHVRPRHGAKFRAMDTVWITGKLQTLRNDSMMGVSGYHVTAETVTKYTSGAK; encoded by the coding sequence ATGAAGAAGACCTTGCGTCCCCTGCTCCTTGCGCTGTGCGCCGCGACCGTGACGGCCTTTGCAGCCGACCCCGCGCCGCAGTCGACCTCGCCCGCGAATCCCCTAGGCGGCAAGGACGCCGGCGCCAAGCCCGCCGCGGGCCAGCCGCGGCTGATCGCCTGGGAAGAACTGGTGCCCAAGGACTGGGACCCGATGAAGGAATTCAAGGGCATGGACCTGAGCAAGCTCGAGGACGGCGATCCGCGCGCCAACGAGCTGCTGATGAAGATGCAGGAAGCGTCGAACAACGCGCCGACCAACCCGGCAATGAACGGCATCGAGATCAAGCTGCCGGGCTTCATCGTGCCGCTGGAAGAGAACAAGGGCGAGGTCACGGAGTTCCTGCTGGTGCCTTACTTCGGCGCCTGCATCCACACCCCGCCGCCGCCGGCCAACCAGATCGTGCATGTGCGCCCACGCCATGGCGCGAAGTTCCGCGCCATGGACACGGTGTGGATCACCGGCAAGCTCCAGACCCTGCGCAACGATTCGATGATGGGCGTAAGCGGCTACCACGTGACGGCGGAGACCGTCACCAAGTACACCAGCGGCGCGAAGTAG
- a CDS encoding dodecin → MSNHVYKILELTGSSPTSSDDAVQCAIAKASESVRNIQWFEVTETRGHVQDGKIAHWQVTLKVGFTLED, encoded by the coding sequence ATGTCCAATCACGTCTACAAGATCCTCGAACTCACCGGCTCCTCGCCCACGAGCAGCGACGATGCCGTGCAGTGTGCGATCGCGAAGGCCAGCGAGTCGGTGCGCAACATCCAGTGGTTCGAGGTCACCGAAACCCGTGGCCACGTGCAGGACGGCAAGATCGCGCATTGGCAGGTCACGCTGAAAGTGGGCTTCACCCTCGAGGACTGA